The Pocillopora verrucosa isolate sample1 chromosome 14, ASM3666991v2, whole genome shotgun sequence genome has a segment encoding these proteins:
- the LOC131785720 gene encoding uncharacterized protein, producing MGDVHCLLVMILVLYFPLRVKTGALKNGDISSDVTTKKTDPFKAVDMINLFRSSNFPERRKLIQRKAKKKFAKTLRRNDSTDCSSETESSDYSDNNFETSEYVDDVYDNRFNSDGSDDPKKSGGSGTESERCCNGYPYYDPNDSDY from the exons ATGGGTGACGTTCATTGCTTGTTGGTGATGATCCTTGTCCTGTATTTTCCCTTACGTGTTAAAACTGGTGCCTTAAAGAATGGCGATATAAGCAGTGATGTTACAACCAAGAAAACCGATCCTTTCAAGGCCGTAGATATGATCAACTTATTCAG ATCTTCGAACTTCCCCGAAAGGAGAAAATTAAtacaaagaaaagcaaaaaagaaatttgccaAAACTCTCAGAAGGAACGATAGCACAGATTGTTCGAGCGAAACCGAAAGTTCGGACTACTCCGACAACAATTTCGAAACTTCGGAATACGTCGACGATGTTTACGACAATCGATTCAATTCGGATGGTTCAGATGACCCCAAAAAGTCTGGAGGATCGGGCACGGAGTCTGAGAGGTGCTGTAATGGATATCCGTATTATGATCCAAACGACTCGGATTACTAA